A single region of the Rhipicephalus microplus isolate Deutch F79 chromosome 10, USDA_Rmic, whole genome shotgun sequence genome encodes:
- the LOC119174436 gene encoding uncharacterized protein LOC119174436 yields the protein MLSVNKLVRPPKRASVEGDGPQLLLKLQGLFDKGKPASSQIDMLAVLFDDVLEEPGEAVNNASVPDVTLSTKECILDYLAGYVVKKFSTISCTDCVGTLKSQTREPTDLIQKKSRGFLQVPSSQLLSLLRIVEGHVEELTVDTVACADVYANIVDQVLLDSRIASAGVGCRLHYVGTTAEVVHFFLRCRLHFYTREKNKLTRATRRANCPANGGNKPHG from the exons ATGCTCTCTGTAAACAAGCTAGTTCGGCCGCCAAAACGGGCCTCGGTCGAGGGAGATGGACCCCAGCTGTTGCTCAAGCTCCAGGGCCTCTTTGACAAGGGAAAACCTGCCTCCAGTCAG ATTGACATGTTGGCGGTCCTCTTTGATGACGTTCTTGAGGAGCCGGGAGAGGCAGTGAACAATGCATCCGTGCCTGACGTTACGCTCTCCACCAAAGAGTGCATTCTTGATTATCTTGCCGGTTACGTGGTAAAGAAGTTTTCAACGATAAGCTGCACTGACTGCGTGGGAACACTCAAGAGCCAGACACGAGAGCCAACTGACCTAATCCAGAAGAAGTCAAGAGGATTCCTGCAAGTGCCCTCATCCCAGCTTCTCAGCCTGTTGCGCATTGTGGAAGGACATGTTGAAGAACTGACTGTGGACACAGTTGCATGTGCCGATGTGTATGCGAACATTGTTGACCAAGTTTTGCTCGACAGCCGCATTGCTTCTGCTGGTGTGGGCTGTAGGTTGCACTATGTGGGTACCACAGCAGAGGTTGTTCATTTTTTCTTGAGGTGCCGCCTGCACTTTTACACCAGGGAAAAAAACAAGCTGACACGAGCGACGCGGCGAGCAAACTGCCCAGCAAATGGTGGCAACAAGCCCCATGGGTAG